The following are encoded in a window of Dioscorea cayenensis subsp. rotundata cultivar TDr96_F1 chromosome 16, TDr96_F1_v2_PseudoChromosome.rev07_lg8_w22 25.fasta, whole genome shotgun sequence genomic DNA:
- the LOC120279101 gene encoding probable pectin methyltransferase QUA3, translating to MGHVNLPPPRRGPPRPWTLLDLVSTAFFGAVIIFFILVFTSLGDPLAAAGRRALARSDPSDPRQRERVLSLLDSPRSQRSAAGPVIPTCPVDEVDQMPCEDPRRNSQLSREMNFYRERHCPESGELPLCLVPPPDGYKIPVPWPESLHKIWHDNMPYNKIAERKGHQGWMKEEGSYFIFPGGGTMFPDGAVQYIEKLGQYIPIDSGLLRTALDMGCGVASFGGYMLKENIMTLSFAPRDSHKAQIQFALERGVPAFVAMLGTRRLPFPAYSFDLVHCSRCLIPFTAYNGTYLIEVDRLLRPGGYLVISGPPVQWPKQDKEWADLQSLAVTLCYELIVVDGNTVIWKKPSGASCIPSQNEFGLGLCNDANDHSEAWYFNLKNCISKVSIEGEKIAVGYMAKWPERLSKPPARVSLIKNGIDVFEADSRRWTRRVAYYKKSLGIKLGTTSIRNVMDMNAFFGGFAAALMSDPVWIMNVIPARKPLTLDVVYDRGLIGVYHDWCEAFSTYPRTYDLIHVTGINSLVKDPVTGKSRCHLVDIMVEMDRILRPEGTAVIRDMPDVIEKVGRIAHAIRWTYNIHDGEKEARGGEKILLATKNLLKLPTVSH from the exons ATGGGCCATGTCAACCTCCCGCCGCCGCGCCGTGGCCCGCCGCGCCCGTGGACGCTGCTTGACCTCGTATCCACCGCCTTCTTTGGCGCtgtgatcatcttcttcattctcgTCTTCACGTCCCTCGGTGATCCGCTGGCGGCCGCCGGACGCCGCGCTCTGGCCCGCTCTGACCCCTCTGATCCCCGCCAGCGTGAGCGTGTTCTCTCCCTGCTTGATTCCCCGCGTTCCCAGCGCTCCGCTGCTGGTCCTGTCATCCCTACTTGCCCTGTTGACGAGGTTGATCAGATGCCCTGTGAGGATCCTCGCCGGAACAGCCAGCTCAGCCGGGAGATGAACTTTTATAGGGAGCGCCACTGCCCGGAGTCCGGCGAGTTGCCGCTGTGTCTTGTGCCGCCGCCGGATGGGTACAAGATTCCGGTGCCGTGGCCTGAGAGTCTACATAAG ATATGGCATGACAACATGCCATATAATAAAATTGCAGAGAGGAAAGGTCATCAAGGCTGGATGAAAGAAGAAGGTTCATACTTCATCTTCCCTGGTGGCGGCACTATGTTCCCTGATGGAGCTGTGCAGTATATTGAGAAGCTTGGACAATACATTCCCATTGACAGCGGTCTTTTGAGGACAGCTCTGGACATGGGTTGTGGG gTTGCCAGCTTTGGGGGATATATGCTCAAAGAAAATATCATGACACTTTCTTTTGCTCCAAGAGACTCGCATAAAGCCCAAATACAGTTTGCACTAGAAAGAGGAGTACCTGCATTTGTGGCAATGTTAGGAACTCGGCGACTTCCATTTCCTGCATATTCTTTTGACCTGGTTCATTGTTCTCGATGTCTGATCCCCTTTACTGCTTACA ATGGTACTTATTTAATTGAAGTAGACCGGTTGCTTAGGCCAGGTGGATACCTTGTCATCTCTGGCCCACCTGTGCAATGGCCTAAACAAGATAAAGAATGGGCTGATCTCCAGTCCTTGGCAGTCACTTTGTGCTATGAACTCATTGTTGTGGATGGTAACActgtcatttggaagaagccTTCAGGGGCATCTTGCATTCCTAGCCAAAATGAATTTGGGCTTGGTTTATGCAATGACGCAAATGACCACAGTGAAGCCTG gtattttaatttaaagaattGTATCAGCAAGGTCTCCATTGAAGGAGAAAAAATCGCTGTTGGTTACATGGCAAAATGGCCTGAAAGGCTATCAAAGCCTCCAGCAAGGGTGTCACTTATTAAAAATGGTATTGATGTGTTTGAAGCTGATTCAAGGCGTTGGACCCGACGTGTTGCATATTATAAGAAATCCCTTGGCATAAAGCTCGGGACCACCTCCATACGTAATGTTATGGACATGAATGCATTTTTTGGAGGCTTTGCTGCAGCACTTATGTCTGATCCTGTCTGGATTATGAACGTCATTCCTGCTCGAAAGCCATTAACTTTGGATGTGGTCTATGATAGAGGTCTAATTGGAGTATATCATGACTG GTGTGAGGCTTTCTCCACATACCCTCGAACCTATGATCTAATCCACGTCACAGGAATCAACTCTTTAGTAAAAGATCCTGTTACTGGCAAGAGCAG GTGTCACCTAGTTGATATAATGGTGGAAATGGATCGAATATTACGTCCTGAAGGAACAGCTGTGATTCGCGACATGCCCGATGTGATAGAGAAGGTAGGGCGCATTGCTCATGCAATACGATGGACATATAACATACATGACGGTGAGAAAGAAGCTCGAGGTGGGGAGAAAATTCTTTTGGCAACCAAGAACTTGTTGAAACTACCTACAGTTTCACACTGA
- the LOC120279596 gene encoding putative non-specific lipid-transfer protein 14, with product MAFTSKTFIIPTTTITLLFLYYTMAMYCDVISSLLYSCENFMVYGPPEMAVSSQCCGGLLHLANISGESILARRVICSCIVSLIDDYGPNATTIASLPRLCGVYLGFPLDPNIDCNTIF from the exons ATGGCTTTCACTTCAAAAACTTTCATTATTCCCACTACTACCATAACTCTTCTCTTCCTGTATTACACCATGGCAATGTACTGTGATGTCATAAGTTCTCTACTATATAGCTGTGAAAATTTCATGGTTTATGGTCCACCGGAAATGGCAGTGAGTTCACAGTGTTGTGGTggattgcttcatcttgcaaaCATTAGTGGCGAGTCCATTCTTGCAAGAAGAGTTATATGTAGTTGcattgtttctttgattgatgATTATGGCCCTAATGCTACCACCATTGCTAGTCTTCCTAGACTTTGTGGTGTTTATCTTGGTTTTCCCTTGGACCCAAACATCGACTGCAACac CATATTTTGA
- the LOC120279414 gene encoding uncharacterized protein LOC120279414, with the protein MAKATRWLKALLTGRKPISAAENQIPAKQKKRWGFVKSIPEINPKPPPASPPPMKLPAVSITKREEWSAVKIQASFRGYLARKALKALKGLVKLQALVRGHIVRKQTAETLRCMQALVHAQARLRVRARRANKCSSPLSNQESLTPEKTEAYKQRISNSWIDGWIKSKNECRRRPFSDEFEHCPSYMGNTVSFQAKVRAQSVPKQRPKELVKLRSQSSQRTCSSVTSSYCSNSSALHAKFGNEACYQGSGRLDRFGMPIRI; encoded by the exons ATGGCCAAAGCAACGAGGTGGCTAAAGGCTCTCCTCACCGGAAGGAAGCCTATCTCGGCGGCGGAGAACCAGATCCCAGCCAAACAAAAGAAGCGATGGGGCTTTGTCAAGTCCATTCCTGAAATCAATCCCAAACCACCTCCGGCGTCACCGCCGCCGATGAAGCTACCGGCGGTGAGCATCACTAAACGTGAAGAATGGTCAGCAGTGAAGATCCAAGCTTCATTTCGTGGTTATCTG GCAAGAAAAGCACTCAAAGCATTGAAAGGTCTAGTGAAATTGCAGGCATTGGTGAGAGGCCACATTGTGCGAAAACAAACTGCAGAGACACTCCGGTGCATGCAAGCACTAGTTCATGCTCAGGCCCGGCTTCGTGTGCGTGCCCGCCGCGCAAACAAGTGCTCCAGTCCTCTTTCCAATCAA GAATCTTTGACACCGGAAAAAACAGAGGCTTATAAACAGAGGATTAGTAATTCATGGATTGATGGGTggatcaaatcaaagaatgaatGTAGAAGAAGGCCTTTCAGTGATGAATTTGAACATTGTCCGAGTTACATGGGGAATACTGTGTCATTCCAGGCAAAGGTCCGGGCGCAGAGTGTGCCGAAACAGAGACCGAAGGAGCTGGTGAAACTGAGGTCTCAGAGTTCACAGAGGACTTGTTCTTCGGTTACATCTTCATATTGTTCGAATTCTTCGGCTCTGCATGCTAAATTTGGTAATGAAGCTTGTTATCAGGGATCTGGCAGGTTGGATAGGTTTGGAATGCCAATTAGAATTTGA
- the LOC120279598 gene encoding cytochrome P450 87A3-like: protein MLVMFLVLLWVYRWRNPRCKGKLPPGSMGLPLLGETLQFFSPNTSMDISPFIKDRMKRYGPVFKTNLVGRPVIVSTDPELNHFVFQQEGRLFQSWYPDTFTEIFGKQNVGSMHGFMYKYLKSLVLKLFGTESLKETLIHEVESSAWRSLHSWSQFSSIELKEATATMIFDLTAKKLISYESSNSSENLRESFMAFILGLISFPIDIPGTAYHKCLQGRKKAMEMLKSMLIKRRNNNSDTKQCGDFFDFVIEELKKERTVLTETIALDLMFVLLFASFETTSLALTLAVKFLHDHPRALEELKDEHEKIIRKREDLSSGITWQEYKSMNFTFQIINETVRLANIVPGIFRKALKDIQVNGYTIPAGWGVMVCPPAVHLNPEMYKDPLTFNPWRWKNKSELCGGTKSFMAFGGGMRFCVGTEFTKLQMAVFLHCLVTKYRWRTIKGGNIVRTPGLRFPDGYHIKLHKRE from the exons CAAAGGCAAACTACCTCCTGGTTCAATGGGTCTCCCTCTTCTTGGAGAAACTCTTCAGTTCTTCTCTCCTAACACTTCCATGGATATCTCTCCTTTCATTAAAGACAGAATGAAAAG gtatggTCCTGTGTTTAAAACAAACTTGGTTGGAAGGCCAGTGATAGTGTCCACTGATCCAGAGCTCAACCACTTTGTTTTCCAACAAGAAGGAAGATTGTTCCAGAGTTGGTATCCTGATACATTCACTGAGATATTTGGCAAACAAAATGTGGGTTCAATGCATGGGTTCATGTACAAATATCTCAAGAGCTTGGTTCTCAAACTCTTCGGCACTGAAAGCCTCAAAGAAACACTGATTCATGAAGTTGAGTCTTCAGCTTGGAGAAGCCTTCATTCATGGTCTCAGTTTTCAAGCATTGAGCTTAAAGAAGCCACAGCTACT ATGATATTTGATCTTACTGCCAAGAAGTTGATTAGCTATGAGTCCTCGAATTCATCGGAGAATTTGAGAGAGAGTTTTATGGCTTTCATTCTAGGACTCATCTCCTTCCCTATTGACATTCCAGGCACTGCTTATCACAAATGTcttcag GGACGGAAGAAAGCAATGGAAATGCTGAAGAGTATGCTTATCAAGAGAAGGAACAATAATTCAGATACAAAGCAATGTGGAGATTTCTTCGACTTTGTAATCGAAGAGTTGAAAAAAGAACGAACTGTTCTAACGGAGACGATCGCATTGGATTTAATGTTCGTGCTTCTTTTCGCAAGCTTTGAGACGACATCTTTAGCACTCACATTAGCTGTTAAGTTCCTCCATGATCATCCTAGAGCTCTTGAAGAGCTAAAG GATGAACATGAAAAGATTATCAGAAAAAGAGAGGACTTGAGTTCAGGAATCACATGGCAAGAGTACAAATCCATGAACTTCACTTTCCAA ATAATCAATGAAACTGTCAGGTTGGCAAATATAGTGCCAGGAATATTCAGAAAAGCACTGAAAGATATACAAGTGAATG GATATACGATTCCGGCCGGATGGGGTGTCATGGTATGTCCCCCGGCAGTTCATTTGAATCCGGAAATGTACAAGGATCCGTTAACTTTCAATCCATGGCGGTGGAAG aataaatcaGAATTATGTGGTGGAACAAAGAGTTTTATGGCATTTGGAGGAGGGATGAGGTTTTGTGTGGGAACCGAGTTCACAAAGCTTCAAATGGCAGTGTTCCTTCACTGTTTAGTTACAAAATACAG ATGGAGAACAATAAAGGGAGGAAACATAGTGAGAACTCCAGGGCTTAGATTTCCTGATGGTTATCACATTAAACTACACAAAAGAGAATGA